ACCCCGCCATGTACGAATTCTGTGCGCGAGCCATCGGCGAAGCCATCGAGAAGAAGCCCGACTACATAGTCTTTGAAATCAACACGTTCGGCGGTCGACTCGATGCAGCCTTCGACCTCGTCGATACCATCATGGCGGTCAAGGGTCCCGAAACAATCGCCCTCGTGAAAAAGAAGGCCATCAGCGCAGGCAGCCTCATCGCCCTTGCCTGCAAAAAGCTCTACATGCTCGAAGCGACAACGATTGGCGACTGCGCCCCGATTGTCCAAGGTGGCGACGGCACTCCGCAAATCGTAGGCGAAAAAATCCAGTCTCCGCTCCGCGCCAAGTTCCGAAACCTCGCCCAGCGCAACGGTTACCCAGAACTGTTGGCCTCCTCGTTTGTAACGCCAGAACTAGAGGTTCTCGAACTCACCGCCAAGCTCGACAAAGGCAAAGCGACCGAACGCGACACGACGCTTATTATCGAAGGCAAGAAATTCGCCGTACTCGACAGTAACGAAAAGAAATTCTGGGGTTCGCCCAAGATTCTCGTGAAGGAAGGCGAACTTTTGACCATGACCGACAAGGAAGCCGAAGAACTCGGATTTTCCAGAGGCACGTTCAAGAACCGCGAAGACTTTGAAACAAAGCTCGCTATCGAACGCAAAAGTGAAGTCGAAACGAACACGGGCGAAAAAATCGCAAGCGCCATCGCCGCCATCTCGGGCATTCTCCTAATTCTTGGTTTCGGCGCCCTTTACATAGAATTCAAGACGCCCGGATTTGGAATGTTCGGTATTATCGGCATCATCTTAATCGGCATCGTCTTCTTCGGGCAGTTCGCGCCGCAGCTTGACGGCTACTTCCCGGCCATCCTGCTTGTAGCGGGCGTGATTCTATTCCTCGTCGAGATATTCGTCATGCCGGGCACATTCCTGTTCGGCATCGGCGGCATCGCCTGTATGATTATCGCACTTATCATGAGCTTTGATACGGCAAACATCCCGGAATACGTCCCCGAAGCAGTCGAAACGACATTCGACGCAACGCCATGGCTATTCGGGCTATTCTTCGTCCTCGGGAGTGCAGCCGTTGCACTCATCATCCCGATTGCGGCAAGCAAGTACCTGATTCCGCTTTTACCCGAAGGCTGGACCCCGATGCTCAAGACCGACATGGAAACAGCTGTCTCCCCGACCGAAGATGTGCAGGAAGTCGCTATTGGCACGGTCGGAACCGCCAAAACATTCCTACGCCCTGTAGGCCAGGCAAGCTTTACCATGCCGGATGGAAGCACCAAGCTTTTTGACGTGCAGACTCACGGCGAGATCATCGAAGCCGGAGAAAAAGTCAAGATAGAAGCAATACAGGAAGGTCATATATGGGTTTCTCGTGTCATCCCCGCGTAGGCGGGGATCTCCTATCCAATAAAAAAAAGGAGATGCCCGCTCGGTGGCGGGCATGACAAGAAAAAACAGGCATGACAAAAAATTTAAAACAAAAACATACAACTTGGAGAAAAACAAATGGATACTCTTCTCACCGTTGGCATTATCATTGCCGCCATCGTCGTCATCATCATTCTCGCCTTTATCGGCAAGTTCTTTAGCCTCTGGCTCCAGGCCTTGTTCTCCAAGGCAAACGTGAGCATCTTCCAGCTCATCGGTATGCGTCTCCGTAAGGTGCCGCCGCAGGTCATCGTGGAAGCTCGAATTCTCAGCTGCAAGGCCGGCCTCCCGGTGGACACCAACTTGCTCGAAGCCCACTACCTCTCCCGCGGTAACGTGCTCCGCGTGATCCAGGCTCTCATCGCCGCCAACAAGGCAAACATCAAACTCGACTTCAAGGAAGCCGCAGCAATTGACCTTGCAGGCCGTAACGTGCTCGAAGCCGTGCAGATGTCCGTGAACCCGAAGGTCATCGAAACCCCGAAGGTCTCCGCCGTGGCTCTCGACGGTATTCAGCTCCACGCCATTACCCGAATCACCGTGCGCGCCAGCATCCAGAAACTCGTCGGTGGCGCCGGCGAAGAAACGGTCGTCGCCCGCGTTGGCGAAGGCATCGTATCTTCCATCGGTTCTGCACAGAGCCACAAGGAAGTGCTCGAAAACCCGAACATGATTTCCAAGAAGGTGCTCGCCTCCGGCCTTGACGCTGGTACGGCATTCGAAATCCTCTCCATCGACATTGCTGATGTGGACGTGGGCCAGAACATCGGTGCTATCCTTGAAACCGACCGTGCCGAAGCCGACAAGAAGATTGCTCAGGCCAAGGCAGAAGAACGCCGCGCCATGGCTTTCGCCGCCGAACAGGAAATGAAGGCTAAGGTGATGGAAATGAAGGCAAAGCTTGTAGAAGCCGAAGCCCAGATCCCGATGGCCATGGCAACCGCACTGCGCGAAGGAAAGCTCGGCGTAATGGATTACTACAATCTCAAGAACATCGAAGCCGATACACAGATGCGTAAAGAAATCGGTTCTGCGCCGGAAGCAAGCAAGTAATTTGACCAGAAGGGTTTAGCCCATGGAATCATTACTCATATTCATTGCGATTTTCGTCATCGATGCGCTGATCAAAAGGGCTAATGCGAAGAAGAAGTCCGAACAGCAGCAACAGCATGCTCCAACGGACGATTCGATGCAAGAGTTCGAAGAAGAACGTGATGACGAAAATTTCGACGAAAACGAGGACTCCCCACCCGAGACCAAGCCTTTCGCCGCTCGCAAACTGCAAGAGTACATCAAGCAGTTTGAAGAAGCGCAGCGAGAAGCAGCCCAGGGAACAATGGAATCCCCGATGCCGCCCCCCATTCCCGAAAGCCACCATCGCATGGGCAACCATGTGACGATGCGGGAAGTTGCAGAAAACATCATTCAGCTAGACGTTATCGATATCGAATACCTGATGGATGAATTTGGAATGTCCAAAGGAAGCGCTATCGAAATGATAAACTTGCTGCAACAGCACCGCATTATCGGGCACGACATGGGCGAAGGGGAATACGATGTCCTCGTGCAAGATATCACCGAACTCAACAACCTGCTAGCGCACGAGCAGAAAGCGGAAGTTTTTGTCCAAGCGGCAACAACCACGCCCAAGCCAAGCGCATCAACGGCAGCAAGCGATAAGCAGAACCAGCTGAAGATTCTCGAAGAACGCGCCCGCAGGGCACGAGAAGAAGCCGTCGCCATAGCCCGCCAAAGCGATATCGAAAACGGCTATTCAGAAGAACCTAGCGAAAGTGCAGACCTGCTCAACAAGCGCACCGTTGTGCGCTCGATAAGCAGGGAAAGCGTCCGACGCGGATTCATCTGGGGAAAGATTATCGATGAGCCTCGCTTCAAAAAGCGCTGGACGGCTCTAAGCAGGTAATTCGCGCAACATTTCGATGGATTAAGCAGTCGAACGCGCGACCTCTCGAAATCATACAATTCATCCCGGACGGTTCCACCGCCCGGGATTTTTGCAACCGATGGAGATGGCGGACCATGCTTCGACGATGCTCAGCACAGGAGTCCACCATGACATGCACAAAAACACAAAACCCCCGATCTTTCGATCGAGGGTTTTGAGCTGCTTCACTTGGACTCGAACCAAGGACAACGCGATTAACAGTCGCGGGCTCTACCAACTGAGCTATGAAGCATCGACGGGTCCAAATATAGATGTTTTTTATTCTTTTGTCAAGGCATTAAGGCTAAAAAATTTCTTTTTTTGCGATTGGCGCTGGAGCATTATTAGAGTTCCCGGCTACGCATCAAGGCTATTTCTGCGGCATACCCAGGCAACTCGTTCGGAGTCTCCAGATAGAACGGAAGTCCCTTCAACGCCGGGTGGTTCACGACATTCACAAGAGCCTCAAGCCCGATATTTCCGCCACCAATGACTTCATGACGGTCCTTATGGCTGCCCATCATGTTCTTGCTGTCATTCAAGTGAATCGCACACAAGCGCTTTAGCCCAATCACTTTGTCAAATTCAGCAAGAACATCGTCCAAGTGGTTCACGATATCGTAGCCGCCATCAAAAACATGGCAAGTATCCAGGCAGACACCAACCTTATCATCAAGTTCTACGCAGTCAATAATCCGGCGCAACTCTTCAAATGTACGCCCGACTTCGCTCCCCTTCCCCGCCATCGTTTCCAGAAGCACTTTAGTCTTCAAGTCTTTATGCAGAATATTGTTCAAATGCCGAGCAATAAGATCGATGCCGACATCAACACCCTGCTTTACATGGCTGCCTGGATGGAAGTTGTACATCGCATGCGGGAAATGGTCCATGCGATACAAGTCATCCTTCATGACATCCTGAGCATACTGCCTCAGCGATGGATCTGCAGCACAGGCGTTCAATGTGTATGGGGCATGTGCCAAAATCGGGGCAAAGCCATGCGCATCCATAAACGAGTTCAACGCTTCCGCATCGGCCTTGTCAAAAGGCTTTGCAGCGCCGCCACGCGGATTACGTGTAAAGAACTGGAATGTATCGGCTCCAATGGAAAGAGCGGTCTCGCCCATCGCCAAAAAGCCACCAGAAGAGGACAAATGACAACCGATATGCATAACTAGAAATCGTAATTGACGGAAACACTACCGTAGATATCTCTATAATCTTCAGACTTGTTGTCCGGACGATAGTTAAAGAAAGCGCCTAACGTGCACTCCGTACTAAACCGTTCTGTCAGCTGGAACTTTGTTCCTGCGGAAAAATCTAAATCCATTTCCATTTCATCAACATCTTTACCACTTTCCTTGCGGCTCATGAAAATCTGACGGATATTCCCGTGCAACATCAAATCAAGAAAACCCGGCTTCAACTGTATAGAGGCGTTGTCCAGAAGGCTCCATTCAAATTCGCTCATTTCATTGCGATTGTAAAGTCTGAACCTGGGCGTCAGCGCGACCGTATTACGGACCGTTTCAAGAGTCGTCGTAAGAGAAATCGGATAACGAGCGTCAAAATAATCACCGCCGTGGAAATAGTAGCCCAAGATACCATACGTTTCATCAGAAAAATCAAAATCTTCCAGCAAGTCATCCTGCTTAAATCTCGACATATCCGTGCGATACGTCCAGACGCCGCCAACCTTCAGCACATTTTTCGGGAACTTGAACGTGGCCACAACCTCGACAGTATGCTTCAGCAGGCGTTCTTCAAATTCAGTCGCCAAGTATTCTTCATCCTTTAATTCATCATACATTGCCCAATGTGCAGAATCAAGCTGAATCGTTCCATCTTCGGTTTTCACATCAACTGTAGGTTTTCCTTTCTGGATATCAAACCAGGAATCCGCATAAATTCCCGAAGAAGCAAAGTAATTGCCGTGAAGTCTCTGGGGCGTACTGCGGGTGCGGTAGTTGAGTGCATAACGGGCCATGACTTCGACAGAATCGCACACTTTAAAAGTATTCTTTAAATCAAAGTCATGAATATAGAGCGTTCGCGGGGCATCCTGTTCATGCTTTTCGAGCCAGTCATCATCTGCCCCCGGCAAAAGACCAAGCTTGGATCCTTCGGCAAATCCAAATACGTTATACGCATCGCCATGTCCCGAAGCATTTTCAATATTCAATTCATAACCAAAATTCAGCTTCCAGAAATCCTTGACCTGCTGGTCCAGTTTGGCACCCAGCTGACGTGAATTTTGCAGCAAGTCTGGAGAACCCGCGCTATAGTAATTACGACCGACAAAACGGAAATACGCATCAATCATCGTCACATTGTTTTTCCAGTTATACGCACCGGACAAAGCCAGATTTTGCGCAGTCCATTTCGAAGGATCCTCATTTTTTTCGTCTCGATACTTCTTCAGAACATCTTGCGCAACTTTCAAAATACGCTTGAGTTCGTCACGCATATCGTCTACACTCATGTCCATATTATCGCCGAAAATGAGTTCCAGTTCTTCGCGACTCATGCGGTTCACTGTAGAAGAATTATTCATCAATCGGCGCAACTGTGCAAAGCGGGATACGTCAAGCCCGGCCTCTTCAAATACGGAGTTCACAGCACGATGGGCCACAACATTCACAGTATCAGCACCACCAAAGCCAAACTGCACATTGTAGGCGCCTCGGCCTCCAAGAACTTTTCCGTTGATATCGCCAAAGAAAGTCCTTGAAGAATACATCGGATCAGATAAATTCACATTTTTTGTAGTTCCATCACG
This is a stretch of genomic DNA from Fibrobacter sp. UWB4. It encodes these proteins:
- a CDS encoding nodulation protein NfeD; the encoded protein is MKILTKLFLFLAFLTAFSLADTTAVVAPVKKDSTKAEISAPKKQAVWIKLEGDVDPAMYEFCARAIGEAIEKKPDYIVFEINTFGGRLDAAFDLVDTIMAVKGPETIALVKKKAISAGSLIALACKKLYMLEATTIGDCAPIVQGGDGTPQIVGEKIQSPLRAKFRNLAQRNGYPELLASSFVTPELEVLELTAKLDKGKATERDTTLIIEGKKFAVLDSNEKKFWGSPKILVKEGELLTMTDKEAEELGFSRGTFKNREDFETKLAIERKSEVETNTGEKIASAIAAISGILLILGFGALYIEFKTPGFGMFGIIGIILIGIVFFGQFAPQLDGYFPAILLVAGVILFLVEIFVMPGTFLFGIGGIACMIIALIMSFDTANIPEYVPEAVETTFDATPWLFGLFFVLGSAAVALIIPIAASKYLIPLLPEGWTPMLKTDMETAVSPTEDVQEVAIGTVGTAKTFLRPVGQASFTMPDGSTKLFDVQTHGEIIEAGEKVKIEAIQEGHIWVSRVIPA
- a CDS encoding deoxyribonuclease IV, producing the protein MHIGCHLSSSGGFLAMGETALSIGADTFQFFTRNPRGGAAKPFDKADAEALNSFMDAHGFAPILAHAPYTLNACAADPSLRQYAQDVMKDDLYRMDHFPHAMYNFHPGSHVKQGVDVGIDLIARHLNNILHKDLKTKVLLETMAGKGSEVGRTFEELRRIIDCVELDDKVGVCLDTCHVFDGGYDIVNHLDDVLAEFDKVIGLKRLCAIHLNDSKNMMGSHKDRHEVIGGGNIGLEALVNVVNHPALKGLPFYLETPNELPGYAAEIALMRSREL
- the floA gene encoding flotillin-like protein FloA (flotillin-like protein involved in membrane lipid rafts), which translates into the protein MDTLLTVGIIIAAIVVIIILAFIGKFFSLWLQALFSKANVSIFQLIGMRLRKVPPQVIVEARILSCKAGLPVDTNLLEAHYLSRGNVLRVIQALIAANKANIKLDFKEAAAIDLAGRNVLEAVQMSVNPKVIETPKVSAVALDGIQLHAITRITVRASIQKLVGGAGEETVVARVGEGIVSSIGSAQSHKEVLENPNMISKKVLASGLDAGTAFEILSIDIADVDVGQNIGAILETDRAEADKKIAQAKAEERRAMAFAAEQEMKAKVMEMKAKLVEAEAQIPMAMATALREGKLGVMDYYNLKNIEADTQMRKEIGSAPEASK